The genomic window tttattatgatGAACCGCTGTGTTCGCCTATgtatgtaatgctatgctagtttaccttcagtcaatggctttcacaatcagaaagaccagtgtacccgccgttgaatcaaagtccggccactggctttctggtgtttaagtaacagttactgaactcagctcagagagttcaaactatttcaaaaggtagccacacggcttcctttgttgtccagcATTTTGtcaataaattctgttataattttaagagagcagttgtttgtgattactggtgtatttacattgtgatataagctgggtgcgaaggctttgtgtaaggatttcacgccttcaagttattaaatatagttattaattattaataatattaataattaagtaactgatttgagtgatattttggttatatttccctgattacagggtggtgccccaaacaagattaaacatagtttaatgatattgttatttatatgattaattattaaagaatataaccaaagttaacttgatacaaccccaacagaaACTGACACTAGTCAGGTAGAAAATAAAAGTGTCGTAGCAGAGTTACTTTTCTAATCCCTAAGTGTTATTTTAACTCTGTTTAGCGAGTTGAAAAGGGAACTCTCtcaatgttaaatgtttaactattttaaaagtgttaatTTGACTCTAAAAAGTGTGGAGCTATATAAACCCTGAAAAAGGGTTAAAATCAACTCTGTGGGAGTTAATTCAACACTGGTCTTTTTGCTGAAAGTCACGGTGGAACTGAAAGTACTTACAGGACACAAGATTCTCAGTATCAAAGAAAATAAGTTGTTAGTGATGTAAAACACAACATCCATAaattatttgaatatatttttattaaaagtaaaaattgaAAGAACATTCTTGAACTAAAGTATGGACCAACTGCTGTATGATTTTGCCATCTGTCTTGGTAGGAACCTAGCAGGAAAGAAAGTAGGCAGTTTTCAGGACAGTAACCTGACCCCCTTGAATTTTCCCCATTGAAAATATAGACAAAGCATGTACAGTACAGTTTCACAGTTTTAAGATTACTGCAACTCACCATTTTCCTTGATTTAACCCCACTCTTTGAATCTAAATATGTCCCTAAAATAATGCACAAGTCATTCTAACAGTATGCCATAAGGCACAGAGtactttttaagttttaaagtgtgaaggaaaaatcatttttttcccaaaaatATTTTGATTAGAAGGCCTGTTTAATCATTGACAAACAAAGAAGCTCTCAATCCCACATTTTCAATGAAAGCTGCACATAAGTACTATAACCATAAATGATCATAATATATACAATGATTTCTTTCCACTAAAGGCTCTCCTTTTTTCCACTTCAGATAAGATGAAGCTGGATTTGCTAAGGAGGCACTCCAATATTTAAATAGCCACACTATTTTCTACCACAGTTGGGTTCATGTATGTGTATGGGACATCCAGATTCTCGTTTCTGACTTTGATGATTACACTTTGTATTTCAAGGTCTCCTTGAAACTCCTTAATCAGCTTGCAGGGAATCTTCTCAAAGAAGTGCTTGTCCGGATAGTGGCCAAGGGGGACCTGATGACACCAATGATACATttataagtttttttttgttcccatcTAATTTTAAATGATAACAAACATAGGCTATAGATCATTTGATAAACATTGTACAGCTGCAAGAAGTTATCAGAATTTTTTTCGTAAGCTCGATTGTCCTTCTATTACAGTCTGCTGTGCTGCCATGACATCCATGTAATTTTTCTTCAAAGAAATATGAACCTACTTGAAACATCTCAGGTATACGTTTGATTCATGTAAACTTTTCAAGAGGTCGTTGCACTTACAAAGTCAGTGGATTGCTTGCTGAGAAGATGCATGATGGCCATCATGTGAACTGTCACATTGACATCAGGGAACGTCTCCAGCATGGTGGCCTCACTTGTTGTCCCCTTGGTGGTTGGTGGAGGAAGTTGCAGGGAGATGGGAGTGTTAGGCATCCAGGCACCATAGTCATActgcaatgaatgaatgattgaaAGGTTCCTGATTATtactttttgaagcaaagcACTATGAACAtgctaataaataaaatgtctaaGCCAGGTAGCAAAATGTAATTTGTATGTTTATAGTTCTAAGAGCAGCGCCAAGCCAGGCTTATCGACAGTCTGCCCTTGACTTTATGAAATAATTCAGTATGAACCCAAGCAGTCAATGAAGgtgttttttccacatttatCTCCTGCATTGTCGTACGTTATTTATGCTCCAACGTTTAGTTAAAGTGTCTTTATGgaagggaaggaaaacacaacatcaaTTGTTTAAAATAGTGAAGGATTGGTTTAAAACAATGGACCTGGTGAGGTTTGGCTTCAATCTCTTTGcttcaaagaaaaatgaaaattctAATCAAACCATtccaaaagaaataaaacatcattaaaCAGATTTACCTGTCCAGAATTCACAGCTGAGTGCTGTACCGAGCAGGTAAAGATCACCATGGTGACAAACTTGACCAACGCAGCCACGGTGGAAAAGCCCTGGGGAATTCCTGTGAATCGGGGAGAATAAACTGCATGATATAAAGGTGTCTATATAAGTTAATTAAAGTAATATACATATTtatgaagataaagataagagtttttaTGAAAGCACACCTGTCTTTGCATTGGAAAGGAATCCCTCtacaaaaatgtctgaaatccACTTCTGCAGTTCAGAGTCTTTCTCGACGTCAGCATCGCTCTTGTAGTAGCAGTTGAGGATTCCCTTCACAAACCTTTAAGAAACATGGGAAAGTTTCATCAAGAATACTTTGGGAtgaattatacattttaatacacCTGCATTAGTAAGACACTAATTTGAAGGAccataaacaaataatttaagCCATATATGTCCTTTTCCTGTTCTTTTAAGACTATTTTGTATGATATGAGTTGTAACCTAAATGCAAGCCATACTTGCACTGTTTTACTGTTGATGTTGTCTTTCTGTGTGATCCTGCTGTacaacaaatttccccttgtgggacaataaagataatCTGAATTCTTAATTTTGCTCCAACACTAGTAgcaaacaaaatgcaaaattgAAATTAAATACTTGTGGATGATATCCCAAAGCTTGAGTCCATCATCCCTGTAGTAGTAGTTGGGTACAGCCTCCATCCCACGCTCAGCGATGTCATCTGGTATGCAGAGGGAGCTGTAGGTCATTGAGGCCATTGATCTCTTCAGGATTGTGAACATACCCTCTCCACCACAAGCTGTGTACTAGAAACCAGTATACATTGAATACTGTTTAATACAGTTACTGGACATGTTAttgatgcttaaaaaaacattgttaagGTTACTGAGCGTGCAGTGTTGGTCTTTTCCTACCTTTGTGAAAGTACCATCCTTAGAAATGAGCCGATTTCGAGCCATGAGGTTGATCTGCAGGCTGTAGCGAGTGTGAGGGATGAGCAGCTGAGGGAAAGATTAAATAATGTTACACTCAGTAAAATTATTTCTTGGAAACAagataaatatttcatatttttataatACTTATAAACATTGACTGCACAGTGCACATTTGAACAACATGGTTCATCAACTTTGGAAGATTCAAACATCAGCAAGTTGGAAAAAACGACAGTAAGTTTAGTGTTCCATCTTGCGTGTCACCTTGTACAGTGGATGCACCATGGGCACATTTCGCAGTAGAGATACAGCAAAAACTTCAGCCAGCAGATGTGTGCGCAGCAGGTGAATATTGAGTTCATGGAAGTTGAAATCTGCACTTCTCACAAAAATCTTGGCCATCAACCAGTCGTACTCAGAATCAGTAGGAAAAAAGATGGGATTGTTGTCGCCAGGAGTCTGCTTCAGCTACAGGGGAAGAAAGTGAGATGTATGTAATTCCAGTCATTCAATACATTAAAATCACTGATTAAACATGATGAACAACCATCTGAAGTCTGTATGTTCGCCCGTTTATTGGAAATTGTACAGTGAAGTATGGAGACTGAAGTATACCTGCTAGTTAGTGCTATAAAGCCAAAAAGTCATACTTGAATTTAAGACGCACAAAGACTACACTATGGTTCCCAAAGATATACTTATATAGTTGCTATACCcattaaacaaaacaatgtttggAGACCAACAGGACTCTTCATCAGGTACTGTATAGTGGGAGCCATAGTGTTGCAAGTCTTTGTGCATCTTATCTAGTCATTTTCTCCAACTCAGCACCTAAAT from Labrus bergylta chromosome 1, fLabBer1.1, whole genome shotgun sequence includes these protein-coding regions:
- the LOC110005993 gene encoding polyunsaturated fatty acid lipoxygenase ALOX15B-like; amino-acid sequence: MANYEVTVSTGNLLYANTFNNIYIKLVGTDGESNHTWLLNISGPLAFNTGAESTFTLSCTNSIGKLLLIELNKHPVIVFPEDAWFPNKVEVKSPEGQTFNFPIYRWITDSEVHLYRDGKALLVYEDTHPLGKYSREKELKEREEAYQWHVYEQGIPRCMKAENTESLPLEVHFSFTKTTEFLFTAAQGLIELKLDGQGDCTEKWTDMDSIYRAFCCKITDISVYVQKHWKEDEFFAYQFLNGVNPMLIRRCSAIPKNFPVTESMVFIHGPHTLEEELKNENIYLCDYKLLDGVEANTINGKKQYLMAPLVLLQRTPDDKLMPIAIQLKQTPGDNNPIFFPTDSEYDWLMAKIFVRSADFNFHELNIHLLRTHLLAEVFAVSLLRNVPMVHPLYKLLIPHTRYSLQINLMARNRLISKDGTFTKYTACGGEGMFTILKRSMASMTYSSLCIPDDIAERGMEAVPNYYYRDDGLKLWDIIHKFVKGILNCYYKSDADVEKDSELQKWISDIFVEGFLSNAKTGIPQGFSTVAALVKFVTMVIFTCSVQHSAVNSGQYDYGAWMPNTPISLQLPPPTTKGTTSEATMLETFPDVNVTVHMMAIMHLLSKQSTDFVPLGHYPDKHFFEKIPCKLIKEFQGDLEIQSVIIKVRNENLDVPYTYMNPTVVENSVAI